The following proteins come from a genomic window of Gemmatimonadota bacterium:
- the atpB gene encoding F0F1 ATP synthase subunit A — translation MLGLSFLQEHAGEAAQAAEHAAEAAGHGEGAFDLGEMLSHHILDAAEYELPLIGPVHFPHFEPIHLGPIALDLSPSKHLVLMLLAALLSGLAMLVVARAVRRKYVEDAPSGFANAVEAMVVFFRDDVCKTNIGHGYEKFVPFILTLFFFILTMNLFGLLPWGGTATGNLSVTAALAVITFLVVEIAGFIKLGPVGYAKTIFFIPEGTEGVWKIIMLLVMTPVELLSKFTKPFALAIRLFANMTAGHMLIFSLLGLIFVFQSYVVARWFVAGASFAMVSAIMLLELLVALIQAYIFAMLSAVFIGLMQHEH, via the coding sequence ATGCTGGGACTTTCCTTTCTGCAGGAACATGCCGGTGAGGCGGCCCAAGCGGCCGAACACGCCGCCGAGGCCGCCGGGCACGGCGAGGGTGCGTTCGACCTGGGCGAGATGCTCTCGCACCACATCCTGGACGCTGCCGAGTACGAGCTTCCCCTGATCGGTCCGGTGCACTTCCCGCACTTCGAACCGATCCATCTCGGTCCCATCGCCCTGGACCTGTCGCCCTCGAAGCACCTGGTGCTCATGCTGCTGGCGGCACTCCTCAGCGGGCTGGCCATGTTGGTGGTCGCCCGGGCCGTGCGTCGCAAGTACGTGGAGGACGCTCCCAGCGGCTTCGCCAACGCGGTCGAGGCCATGGTGGTGTTTTTCCGCGACGACGTGTGCAAGACCAACATCGGCCACGGCTACGAGAAGTTCGTGCCGTTCATCCTGACGTTGTTCTTCTTCATCCTCACCATGAACCTCTTCGGGCTGTTGCCCTGGGGGGGGACCGCGACAGGGAACCTCTCGGTCACGGCTGCCCTGGCGGTCATCACCTTCCTGGTGGTGGAGATCGCAGGCTTCATCAAGCTGGGGCCCGTAGGATACGCGAAGACGATCTTCTTCATCCCCGAGGGCACGGAAGGGGTCTGGAAGATCATCATGCTGTTGGTGATGACCCCGGTGGAGCTGCTTTCGAAGTTCACCAAGCCGTTCGCACTCGCGATCCGGCTGTTCGCCAACATGACAGCCGGGCACATGCTCATCTTTTCGCTGCTCGGCCTGATCTTCGTGTTCCAGAGCTACGTCGTGGCCCGCTGGTTCGTGGCGGGGGCGTCGTTTGCCATGGTGAGCGCCATCATGCTGCTCGAGCTGCTGGTGGCCCTGATCCAGGCGTACATCTTCGCCATGCTTTCGGCCGTCTTCATCGGCCTCATGCAGCACGAGCACTGA
- a CDS encoding AtpZ/AtpI family protein has protein sequence MASKKPEPEDDPGRVWREQGRYVGFGLTWALSTLIFFLLGLWLDQRLGTVPWLSIGGAFFGGATGFYNLYLHVIVEPRKRREDQEDT, from the coding sequence GTGGCATCGAAGAAGCCCGAGCCCGAAGACGATCCGGGGAGAGTGTGGCGGGAGCAGGGACGCTACGTCGGGTTCGGTCTGACCTGGGCGCTGTCGACCCTGATCTTCTTCCTCCTCGGTCTGTGGCTGGACCAGCGGTTGGGAACGGTACCCTGGCTTTCCATCGGGGGCGCGTTCTTCGGAGGTGCGACGGGTTTCTACAACCTGTACCTCCACGTGATCGTGGAGCCGCGCAAGAGGCGAGAGGACCAAGAGGACACGTGA
- a CDS encoding MoxR family ATPase yields the protein MVSEDRDAALLKRVAEVAETLRREVEQRIVGQHEVVEGILTALLANGHALLVGVPGLAKTLLVQSVAEVLDLEFSRIQFTPDLMPTDITGTEVIEEDRTTGKRVFRFVRGPIFANVVLADEINRTPPKTQAALLQAMQERAVTAAGQTYTLEPPFFVLATQNPIEQEGTYPLPEAQLDRFMLELSIGYPSRAEEEEIARRTTGDAVSQLRPVVAAAELIQLQHLVRRIPAPPSLVAFAVRLARSTRPEDELAPSLIKKYASWGAGPRASQFLVLGAKAQAAARGSALPTVDDVRAVAPAVLAHRLVLNFEAEADDRTTRDVVAELVQSSTSWT from the coding sequence ATGGTATCGGAGGATCGCGACGCGGCGCTTCTGAAGCGGGTGGCCGAGGTCGCAGAGACCTTGAGGCGGGAGGTCGAACAGCGGATCGTCGGACAACACGAGGTGGTGGAGGGGATCCTCACGGCGCTGCTGGCCAATGGCCACGCCCTTCTCGTGGGAGTGCCCGGACTGGCCAAGACCCTTCTTGTGCAGTCCGTGGCCGAGGTCCTCGACCTCGAGTTCAGCCGGATCCAGTTCACGCCTGACCTGATGCCCACCGACATCACCGGCACCGAGGTGATCGAGGAGGACCGCACCACGGGCAAGCGCGTCTTCCGGTTCGTGCGCGGCCCCATCTTCGCAAATGTGGTCCTGGCGGACGAGATCAACCGCACCCCGCCGAAGACGCAGGCCGCCCTCCTCCAGGCGATGCAGGAGCGTGCGGTGACGGCGGCGGGTCAAACCTACACCCTCGAGCCACCGTTCTTCGTTCTGGCCACACAGAACCCGATCGAGCAGGAGGGGACCTACCCCCTCCCCGAGGCCCAGCTTGATCGGTTCATGCTGGAGCTCTCCATCGGCTATCCCTCGCGGGCCGAGGAAGAGGAGATCGCGAGGCGGACCACCGGGGATGCCGTTTCACAGTTGCGCCCTGTGGTGGCCGCCGCCGAGCTGATCCAGCTCCAGCATCTGGTCCGCCGGATCCCCGCCCCGCCTTCCCTGGTCGCCTTCGCCGTGCGGCTGGCGCGGTCCACCCGTCCCGAGGATGAGCTCGCCCCGTCGTTGATCAAGAAATACGCGTCCTGGGGCGCAGGGCCACGAGCGTCGCAGTTCCTGGTTCTGGGTGCCAAGGCGCAGGCCGCAGCGCGCGGAAGCGCACTGCCCACCGTGGACGACGTACGGGCGGTGGCGCCGGCGGTCCTGGCGCACCGACTGGTTCTCAATTTCGAAGCGGAAGCGGACGATCGGACTACCCGTGACGTGGTCGCGGAGCTGGTACAGTCAAGCACGTCATGGACGTAG
- a CDS encoding hemolysin family protein: MTTAWLITLVVLLLASALLSAAESACGSVATSNLRAMQEEGFSGAAELLQLRAQAPRSATSVLLLNLLLDTGAVGLVVVWASVRWGAGGGFLALALAALVTFLGAEVLPRMLGARRPVRLALVSAPVLLVLVRTLRPFMAPLSGLESFLERQDSLDGSTRGQRELRAITALGREAGVVGEEEHDLVERAFRLDERTAWDVMTPRVEIFAWSDSLTLAEIVPELGQVPYSRVPVYHETIDEITGIMYVREAYRAFAAGRGDLPLARLAREPLFVPGSLPLTQLLRYFQGRRIHMGIVADEFGGTDGLVTMEDVLEELVGDIRDETDLEEPSVHRVSRSEVIAEGAAELREINYAINISLPHLEHRSLNGWVLEELGHVPQAGEVVEHTDALVEVMEASETQVLKARVRRRSPVLGAEAS, translated from the coding sequence ATGACCACGGCCTGGCTCATCACCCTGGTCGTCCTTCTGCTCGCCTCGGCCCTCCTGTCCGCGGCGGAATCGGCGTGCGGCTCGGTGGCTACCTCCAATCTCCGGGCCATGCAGGAAGAGGGGTTCAGCGGTGCCGCCGAGCTGCTCCAGCTACGGGCGCAGGCCCCACGCTCCGCGACCAGCGTTCTGCTGCTCAACCTCCTCCTCGATACCGGCGCGGTGGGGCTGGTCGTGGTATGGGCCTCGGTACGCTGGGGAGCCGGTGGTGGCTTTCTCGCCTTGGCTCTCGCCGCCCTCGTCACCTTCCTGGGTGCGGAGGTGCTTCCCCGCATGCTCGGGGCACGGCGTCCGGTGCGGCTGGCACTCGTCAGCGCCCCCGTTCTCCTGGTGCTGGTGAGGACCCTGCGTCCGTTCATGGCACCGCTTTCGGGACTGGAGAGCTTCCTGGAACGACAGGACTCGCTGGACGGCTCGACCCGCGGTCAGCGCGAGCTTCGCGCCATCACCGCGCTCGGCCGCGAGGCGGGTGTGGTGGGCGAGGAGGAACACGATCTGGTCGAGCGGGCCTTCCGTCTCGACGAACGCACCGCCTGGGACGTCATGACGCCGCGGGTCGAGATCTTCGCCTGGAGTGATTCCCTCACCCTGGCCGAGATCGTGCCCGAGCTGGGGCAGGTGCCCTACTCCCGGGTCCCGGTCTACCACGAGACCATCGACGAGATCACGGGGATCATGTACGTCCGGGAGGCCTACCGAGCCTTCGCCGCCGGACGAGGTGACCTTCCCCTGGCCCGCCTGGCGCGGGAGCCGCTGTTCGTGCCGGGATCGCTCCCGCTCACCCAGCTGCTGCGCTACTTCCAGGGTCGACGGATCCACATGGGCATCGTCGCCGACGAATTCGGAGGCACCGACGGGCTGGTGACGATGGAGGACGTGCTCGAGGAGCTGGTCGGCGACATTCGTGACGAGACGGATCTGGAGGAACCGTCGGTGCATCGTGTGTCGCGATCCGAGGTCATCGCGGAGGGGGCGGCCGAGCTCCGCGAGATCAACTACGCGATCAACATCTCGCTTCCGCACCTCGAACACCGCTCCTTGAACGGTTGGGTGTTGGAGGAGCTCGGGCACGTGCCTCAGGCCGGTGAGGTGGTCGAACACACCGACGCGCTCGTCGAGGTCATGGAGGCCTCGGAAACCCAGGTTCTCAAGGCCCGAGTTCGCCGCCGGTCCCCCGTCCTTGGAGCCGAGGCGAGCTGA
- a CDS encoding gamma carbonic anhydrase family protein — MALVVPFAGKSPRIAPDVFLAPTAVVIGDVVIGPGSSVWFGAVLRGDHPRNSIVIGARVSVQDNCVVHVGDPAPTSIDDDVTIGHGARLESCSVGRGTLVGMNAVLLPGAVVGEACVVGAGSVVKEQAHFEDRSVIAGVPATLKKSLQGSSATWVGRSSSHYVELSRQYLAQGYGAAPDDALQVCERCGFSMYDRHCKVVCPNCGYLRDCSDP; from the coding sequence GTGGCCTTGGTCGTGCCCTTCGCGGGGAAATCCCCCCGCATCGCCCCGGATGTATTCCTGGCCCCGACGGCCGTGGTGATCGGCGACGTCGTGATCGGACCGGGGTCCTCGGTCTGGTTCGGCGCCGTGCTGCGAGGCGACCACCCTCGCAATTCCATCGTGATCGGCGCCCGCGTAAGCGTGCAGGACAACTGCGTCGTGCACGTAGGGGATCCGGCTCCGACGTCCATCGACGACGACGTGACGATCGGGCACGGCGCTCGCCTGGAGAGCTGTTCGGTCGGCCGCGGCACGCTGGTGGGGATGAACGCGGTGCTCCTGCCGGGGGCGGTGGTCGGAGAGGCCTGCGTGGTGGGTGCGGGCTCCGTGGTGAAGGAGCAGGCCCATTTCGAAGACCGCAGCGTGATCGCGGGCGTTCCCGCCACCCTCAAGAAATCACTGCAGGGCTCATCGGCCACCTGGGTGGGCCGCTCCTCGAGCCACTACGTGGAGCTCTCACGGCAGTACCTGGCCCAGGGCTACGGAGCCGCTCCGGACGATGCCCTGCAGGTATGTGAGCGTTGCGGCTTTTCGATGTACGACCGGCACTGCAAGGTCGTCTGCCCCAACTGCGGCTACCTGAGGGACTGCTCGGACCCCTAG
- a CDS encoding prepilin peptidase — translation MIGPVADPVLAGILGLMLGSFLNVCAYRWPQDESVVRPRSRCGACGMQIAWYDNIPVVSWVILRGRCRRCGSRVSVQYPLVELATGLIWAGSFYALGTQAEAARGAVLMTLLLGIALTDARFYIIPDEFSVGGTVLGLALSFLPAGIEPLRALIGAAVGFGLLWLVALLGKAAFKKDAMGGGDIKMMAMIGAFLGTSGVLLTLFLGSLLGSLIFGPIAIKTEKLVPFGIFLSLGAAVTYVWGEPLLQWYTVSILGMG, via the coding sequence ATGATCGGACCGGTGGCGGATCCGGTGCTGGCCGGGATTCTCGGCTTGATGCTTGGTTCCTTTCTGAATGTGTGCGCCTACCGGTGGCCCCAGGACGAGTCCGTGGTACGGCCGCGGTCGCGATGCGGTGCCTGCGGCATGCAGATCGCGTGGTACGACAACATCCCGGTGGTCTCCTGGGTGATCCTGCGCGGTCGCTGCCGTCGGTGCGGTTCGCGGGTTTCCGTCCAGTACCCGCTCGTCGAGCTGGCTACGGGCCTCATCTGGGCCGGGAGCTTCTACGCGCTCGGTACGCAGGCGGAGGCGGCTCGGGGAGCGGTGCTCATGACCCTTCTCCTGGGCATCGCGCTCACGGACGCCCGCTTCTACATCATTCCCGACGAGTTCTCGGTCGGCGGGACCGTACTCGGTCTCGCGTTGTCCTTTCTCCCGGCGGGTATCGAGCCGCTGAGGGCGCTCATCGGTGCTGCAGTCGGATTCGGGTTGTTGTGGCTGGTGGCGCTTCTCGGGAAGGCCGCGTTCAAGAAGGACGCGATGGGAGGGGGCGACATCAAGATGATGGCGATGATCGGTGCTTTCCTGGGGACCAGCGGCGTGCTGCTCACCCTGTTCCTGGGATCGCTCCTCGGGTCGCTGATCTTCGGGCCGATCGCGATCAAGACGGAGAAGTTGGTCCCCTTCGGGATCTTCCTGTCCTTGGGCGCGGCCGTCACCTACGTGTGGGGGGAGCCGCTGCTGCAGTGGTATACGGTCTCCATCCTGGGTATGGGTTGA
- a CDS encoding RNA methyltransferase — MKSRREGRREKPLGGLADSTRRRVQRLHRRKQREREAQVLVEGIRSVRQALLDGARPSLALCSPRLETLEGGAALAHSLAASADSVLDVADEDLAAVSATESPQGVLAVVAEPGRVDLATLTRGAGVVLVLDQVQDPGNVGTLIRSARAFGATGVVALDGTADPWSPKAVRAAAGTCFGIPVAQCTVARWREAADASGVQVLIAEASGAAVEDVPETSAARALVVGNEGAGVRSEVRAPGARTVAIPLAGGVESLNAAVAGSVLLHALRGHGPNATRGGRV, encoded by the coding sequence ATGAAGAGTAGAAGGGAGGGCCGGCGCGAGAAACCTCTTGGGGGGCTCGCGGATTCGACCCGCCGCCGTGTCCAGCGCCTGCATCGGCGCAAGCAGCGCGAGCGGGAGGCGCAGGTTCTGGTCGAAGGCATCCGTTCGGTGCGTCAGGCGCTCCTGGACGGGGCCCGCCCTTCTCTCGCGCTGTGCTCCCCCCGCTTGGAGACCCTCGAGGGTGGCGCGGCGCTTGCTCATTCCCTGGCGGCCTCTGCGGACAGCGTCCTGGACGTCGCGGACGAGGATCTCGCCGCCGTGTCTGCCACCGAGAGCCCCCAAGGCGTGCTGGCGGTGGTTGCGGAGCCCGGGCGCGTCGATCTGGCAACCCTAACGAGAGGAGCGGGCGTGGTCTTGGTGTTGGACCAGGTGCAGGACCCGGGGAACGTGGGCACGCTCATCCGATCGGCGCGCGCGTTCGGGGCCACCGGTGTGGTGGCGCTGGACGGGACCGCGGACCCCTGGAGCCCCAAGGCGGTGCGGGCCGCCGCGGGCACCTGCTTCGGCATCCCGGTGGCCCAGTGTACCGTTGCGCGTTGGCGGGAGGCGGCGGACGCCTCCGGAGTTCAGGTGCTGATCGCGGAAGCGAGTGGCGCCGCCGTCGAGGACGTTCCCGAGACCAGCGCAGCACGCGCCCTCGTGGTCGGAAACGAAGGCGCAGGCGTCCGCTCCGAGGTCCGAGCCCCGGGCGCCCGGACCGTGGCCATTCCGTTGGCGGGGGGGGTCGAGTCCCTCAACGCAGCGGTGGCCGGGTCCGTGTTGTTGCACGCGCTGCGGGGCCACGGCCCCAACGCTACTCGCGGGGGACGAGTGTGA
- the thiD gene encoding bifunctional hydroxymethylpyrimidine kinase/phosphomethylpyrimidine kinase: MKPYRRPIACTVAGSDSGGGAGIQADLKTFHQFGVFGTSVLTAITAQNTLGVRAVHTVPLDVVTLQVEALATDLPPAAIKSGMLGSAELVDAVADAVERWSWRPLVVDPVMVATSGDRLLAEGAEQRIRERLLPLATLVTPNRDEAMLLTGQAIDSPEDAERAARTLVAMGAAAALVKGGHGPAPSETLVDVLFDGQRIHRFAHRRIPTRHTHGTGCTLSAAVTAGLAWGRALPEATEAAVAFVAQAIERAPGLGAGSGPVDHFTPPPAWASPLVR; encoded by the coding sequence GTGAAACCCTATCGTCGCCCTATCGCGTGTACGGTTGCCGGCTCGGACTCTGGAGGGGGCGCCGGAATCCAGGCGGACCTGAAGACGTTCCACCAGTTCGGCGTCTTCGGGACCAGCGTCCTGACCGCGATCACGGCGCAGAATACGCTGGGTGTGCGCGCGGTGCATACGGTCCCCCTCGATGTGGTCACACTCCAGGTCGAGGCCCTGGCCACCGACCTTCCGCCGGCGGCGATCAAGAGCGGCATGCTGGGCTCGGCCGAGCTGGTCGACGCCGTAGCCGACGCCGTGGAACGCTGGAGCTGGCGCCCGTTGGTCGTCGATCCGGTCATGGTGGCAACGTCCGGCGATCGACTCCTCGCCGAGGGAGCCGAGCAGAGAATCCGGGAGCGCTTGCTCCCCCTTGCCACGCTGGTGACGCCCAATCGCGACGAGGCCATGCTGCTCACCGGTCAGGCGATCGATTCGCCCGAGGACGCCGAGCGAGCCGCCCGCACGCTGGTTGCCATGGGAGCGGCCGCCGCGCTCGTGAAGGGCGGACACGGTCCCGCCCCCAGCGAGACCCTGGTCGACGTACTGTTCGACGGCCAACGGATCCATCGCTTCGCGCACCGAAGGATCCCGACTCGGCACACGCACGGAACCGGGTGCACGCTGTCCGCCGCCGTCACGGCCGGGCTCGCCTGGGGACGGGCTTTGCCTGAGGCGACCGAGGCGGCCGTCGCGTTCGTAGCGCAGGCCATCGAGCGTGCGCCAGGCCTGGGTGCGGGATCGGGACCCGTCGATCACTTCACGCCTCCACCGGCGTGGGCGTCCCCGTTGGTGCGCTGA
- a CDS encoding purine-nucleoside phosphorylase, which produces MTDEVARAAEVLRGAAPDAFPPAPVAYLVLGSGLSHVAERVERAAVVPFSQVPGFPAAGVLGHAGQFRIGWLAGRAVLVQAGRFHLYEGHPVDTVVAPVRVARALGAGIGIFTNAAGGIDRRLQPGHLMLIDDHINLTGHSPLLGAVRPGETRFPDMSAPYDRDLQRLAERAASARGERLQRGVYLGLLGPSFETPAEIRMAAGLGAHAVGMSTVAEVITARAAGMRCLGFSMITNAAAGLSGQPLQHDEVLEVGKAAGQRLGELIEDVLAGLS; this is translated from the coding sequence GTGACCGACGAGGTGGCCCGCGCCGCCGAGGTGCTGCGCGGGGCCGCGCCGGACGCCTTCCCGCCGGCGCCCGTTGCCTATCTGGTGTTGGGCTCCGGGCTCAGCCACGTGGCGGAGCGCGTAGAGCGCGCCGCCGTGGTGCCTTTCTCACAGGTGCCGGGCTTTCCGGCCGCAGGCGTTCTGGGCCACGCCGGCCAGTTTCGCATCGGATGGCTGGCGGGCCGTGCTGTGCTGGTGCAAGCGGGCCGCTTTCATCTCTACGAGGGGCACCCGGTCGATACGGTCGTGGCCCCGGTGCGGGTGGCGCGGGCTCTCGGCGCAGGCATCGGCATCTTCACGAACGCGGCGGGCGGCATCGATCGCAGGCTGCAGCCCGGCCACCTGATGCTGATCGACGACCACATCAACCTCACCGGACACAGCCCGCTGCTGGGAGCGGTACGGCCCGGCGAGACGCGATTCCCCGACATGAGCGCACCCTATGATCGCGACCTGCAGCGCCTGGCTGAGCGAGCAGCCTCGGCGCGGGGAGAGCGTTTGCAGCGCGGTGTCTACCTGGGCCTGCTGGGCCCGAGCTTCGAGACCCCGGCCGAGATCCGCATGGCCGCGGGCCTGGGAGCGCACGCGGTGGGGATGTCCACAGTGGCCGAGGTCATCACGGCCCGGGCGGCGGGCATGCGTTGCCTCGGCTTCTCGATGATCACCAATGCGGCTGCGGGGCTCTCGGGCCAGCCGCTCCAGCACGATGAGGTGCTCGAGGTGGGCAAGGCGGCCGGCCAGCGCCTCGGGGAGTTGATCGAGGACGTCCTGGCGGGGCTCTCGTGA
- a CDS encoding nucleoside transporter C-terminal domain-containing protein → MTSRLALLALSALLSLSALLFPSRLAAEASVPALEAVWAESSSATIEVAAENADQQRLQDVRSAPIQGRPLDRLRSLLGMGLLLALAWLLSADRRGVPWRIVIWGTSLQLLFGLFILKTPLGVEIFQVLNGVVLDLLGYVEQGARFLFGNLVLNSIPIGEGDPGNGPFTPTGGSVASAGAFFAFNVLPTIIFFSSLMTVLYHLGVMQMVVKGFAWVMQKTMRTSGAETLSAAGNIFVGQTEAPLLIKPFVERMTDSELMAVMTAGFATVAGGVLAAYVGMLVFSFPDIAGHLMAASVMSAPAALVMAKLMLPEKGHPETAGALGVTVERPDVNVIEAAARGASEGLFLALNVGAMLLAFVALVAMLNGLLAWAGGWLGLQGLTLELLLGYVLAPLAWIMGVPWSDAVTVGGLMGVKTVLNEFVAYLQLADLLGREAAMEPRSALIAIYALSGFANFSSIAIQIGGIGGIAPSRKSDLARLGLKAMIGGSLAAFMTATVAGLLL, encoded by the coding sequence TTGACCTCGCGTCTGGCGCTTCTGGCGCTGTCCGCCCTGCTGTCGCTCTCCGCACTGTTGTTTCCGTCCCGACTCGCTGCCGAGGCGTCGGTGCCTGCCTTGGAAGCCGTGTGGGCCGAATCCTCCTCGGCGACGATCGAGGTGGCCGCGGAGAACGCCGACCAACAACGACTCCAGGACGTGCGCAGCGCTCCGATCCAGGGTCGCCCGCTCGATCGGCTCCGGTCGCTGCTGGGCATGGGCCTGCTGCTGGCGCTGGCGTGGCTGCTGAGCGCAGATCGGAGAGGGGTGCCCTGGCGCATCGTGATCTGGGGCACCTCGCTGCAGCTGCTGTTCGGGCTCTTCATCCTGAAGACGCCCCTCGGCGTGGAGATCTTCCAGGTCCTGAACGGCGTGGTGCTCGATCTGCTCGGCTATGTGGAGCAGGGAGCGCGATTCCTCTTCGGCAACCTGGTCCTGAACTCCATCCCCATCGGTGAAGGGGACCCCGGCAACGGACCCTTCACGCCTACCGGCGGCAGCGTCGCGAGCGCGGGGGCGTTCTTCGCCTTCAACGTCCTCCCCACGATCATCTTCTTCTCCTCCCTTATGACCGTGCTCTATCACCTCGGCGTGATGCAGATGGTGGTGAAGGGCTTCGCTTGGGTCATGCAGAAGACGATGCGCACCTCGGGTGCGGAGACCCTCTCGGCCGCGGGCAACATCTTCGTCGGCCAGACCGAGGCTCCGCTCCTGATCAAGCCGTTCGTGGAGCGCATGACCGATTCCGAGCTCATGGCGGTGATGACGGCCGGGTTCGCCACCGTGGCGGGCGGCGTGCTGGCGGCGTACGTGGGCATGTTGGTGTTTTCGTTTCCCGACATCGCCGGCCATCTGATGGCTGCTTCGGTGATGTCGGCGCCGGCGGCTCTGGTCATGGCCAAGCTCATGCTTCCGGAGAAAGGCCACCCGGAGACGGCAGGTGCGCTGGGAGTCACCGTCGAGCGCCCGGACGTGAATGTCATCGAGGCGGCCGCGCGGGGCGCGTCCGAAGGGCTGTTCCTGGCGCTCAACGTGGGCGCCATGCTGCTGGCGTTCGTGGCGCTCGTGGCGATGTTGAACGGGCTGCTGGCGTGGGCTGGAGGTTGGTTGGGACTCCAGGGACTCACGCTCGAGCTGCTGCTCGGCTACGTGCTGGCCCCACTCGCGTGGATCATGGGAGTTCCCTGGTCGGACGCCGTGACGGTCGGGGGGTTGATGGGCGTGAAGACGGTGCTGAACGAGTTCGTCGCGTACCTCCAGCTGGCGGATCTCCTGGGCCGCGAGGCCGCCATGGAGCCACGCTCGGCATTGATCGCCATCTACGCGCTCTCGGGCTTCGCGAACTTCTCCTCCATCGCCATCCAGATCGGTGGGATCGGTGGCATCGCCCCTTCCCGGAAATCCGATCTGGCGCGCCTGGGACTGAAGGCGATGATCGGCGGATCGCTGGCGGCCTTCATGACCGCCACCGTGGCGGGACTGCTGCTGTGA
- a CDS encoding rhomboid family intramembrane serine protease, with the protein MFPLRDDNPTEITPFVTIGIIAACVLVWILLQGAGASEAALVGSLCAYGAIPGEVLGWIEPGALIQLGQGVTCRAGGLTRGALVTSMFLHGSWMHLIGNMWFLWIFGNNIEDSMGHLRYLVFYLLTGLLAAAAHVISDPGSAIPTVGASGAISGIMGAYLVLYPRARVKTLVPLIIFITILNVPAWAMLGYWFVVQLLSSATQDVTGGGVAFWAHIGGFVAGVLLVRLFANSQLVSAKRSGIVLSRDQIKHGGWL; encoded by the coding sequence GTGTTTCCACTCCGCGACGACAACCCCACCGAGATCACCCCGTTCGTCACGATCGGGATCATCGCCGCGTGTGTGCTCGTCTGGATCCTGCTTCAGGGGGCCGGGGCATCCGAGGCGGCCCTTGTGGGATCGCTCTGTGCGTACGGTGCCATCCCCGGTGAGGTCCTCGGGTGGATCGAACCAGGAGCGCTCATCCAGCTCGGCCAGGGAGTGACGTGCCGGGCCGGCGGCCTGACGCGCGGCGCGCTCGTCACCTCCATGTTCCTGCACGGGAGCTGGATGCACCTGATCGGCAACATGTGGTTCCTCTGGATCTTCGGGAACAATATCGAGGACTCCATGGGCCACCTGCGCTACCTGGTGTTCTACCTCCTCACCGGTCTCCTGGCCGCTGCCGCGCACGTGATCTCGGACCCTGGCTCGGCCATACCGACGGTCGGCGCCTCGGGGGCGATCAGCGGGATCATGGGCGCCTATCTGGTGCTCTACCCGCGGGCGCGCGTGAAGACCCTGGTGCCGCTCATCATCTTCATCACGATCCTGAACGTCCCGGCCTGGGCCATGTTGGGGTACTGGTTCGTGGTACAGCTGCTTTCCTCCGCCACCCAGGACGTGACGGGGGGAGGCGTTGCCTTCTGGGCCCACATCGGCGGATTCGTTGCCGGGGTCCTGCTCGTGCGGCTTTTCGCCAATTCCCAGTTGGTCTCCGCCAAGCGATCGGGGATCGTACTCTCACGCGATCAAATCAAACACGGAGGGTGGCTTTGA